A window of the Leucothrix mucor DSM 2157 genome harbors these coding sequences:
- a CDS encoding DUF945 family protein gives MKKTLIAIVVLAGAGAAAPYIIGSQAESIIREQAELTNQQLAMSMTGNPQLKDLSMKLESYEKGYLNAQAKAMFRVAVTIPGESEPTVFEIPLNSEITHGPYLGESGFGLAKIVTRPDLSGLDFPDELKASLSADTIVIEDVVDFSRQLNETVTVAPIKVTTKDATVIDFAGAKVLSQSSADNRYTFTADAMIEKLTVSNDDEPELFIMNPFKMDIQGKGEPDMSKGTYEATSGEMSFEMGESGKLVAQSLALKGNYTQAEGIEMMLGGGELSLRDIEITNPDALPAPIKIPEFIVKSLVEQNKSGDMDISASYAATLDSSLMTVMNSPVDVKTVQLDVVIKSLPVAVVTKYQEMMQSIAAGESEPGAEAMQEELTAIIQSIVKSASSMNMNLAAKATEGDLNADVELGFQPGLELSEDELMELMGQADPSSLLSILVGRGHVDLSKGITDKAGMTPMVSMMAGDFVKLDGETFKSDMRITDGQLYVNDQLVPLAPAAARQSDEVLTDEMAEQIAKDAAKSLEEADEAMKVTE, from the coding sequence ATGAAGAAAACTCTTATTGCGATCGTAGTACTGGCTGGAGCAGGTGCGGCGGCTCCCTACATTATTGGTTCACAGGCTGAGTCGATCATTCGTGAACAGGCTGAGCTAACCAATCAGCAGCTGGCGATGAGCATGACAGGTAATCCTCAGCTTAAAGATCTGAGCATGAAGCTTGAGTCTTATGAAAAGGGCTATTTGAATGCACAGGCCAAAGCAATGTTCCGCGTGGCGGTGACGATTCCTGGCGAGTCTGAGCCAACTGTTTTTGAAATTCCATTAAATAGTGAAATCACCCACGGCCCATACTTGGGTGAGTCTGGTTTTGGTTTGGCTAAAATTGTAACGCGTCCGGATTTGAGCGGTTTAGATTTTCCTGATGAGTTAAAAGCCAGCCTGAGCGCTGACACGATTGTGATTGAAGATGTTGTCGACTTTTCTCGCCAGCTGAATGAAACCGTGACAGTGGCACCCATTAAAGTGACCACTAAAGATGCAACGGTCATCGACTTTGCCGGTGCGAAAGTGTTGTCACAAAGTTCAGCTGATAATCGTTACACCTTCACAGCTGATGCGATGATTGAGAAGCTGACCGTTAGTAATGACGATGAGCCAGAGTTGTTTATCATGAATCCGTTTAAAATGGATATTCAGGGTAAAGGTGAGCCGGATATGTCTAAAGGAACTTATGAAGCCACTTCTGGCGAGATGAGTTTTGAAATGGGCGAGTCTGGCAAATTGGTTGCACAGTCATTAGCACTGAAGGGTAACTACACTCAGGCTGAAGGCATTGAAATGATGCTGGGCGGTGGTGAGCTGTCTCTGCGTGATATCGAAATCACGAATCCTGACGCTTTACCTGCGCCAATCAAGATCCCTGAGTTTATAGTAAAGAGCTTGGTTGAGCAGAACAAGAGCGGCGATATGGATATATCGGCGAGCTACGCAGCGACTTTAGATTCTAGTCTGATGACCGTGATGAACTCTCCGGTTGATGTGAAAACAGTTCAGCTGGATGTTGTAATCAAGTCATTGCCCGTTGCGGTTGTAACGAAATATCAGGAAATGATGCAAAGCATTGCCGCTGGTGAGAGTGAGCCTGGCGCTGAAGCGATGCAGGAAGAGTTAACTGCAATTATCCAATCGATTGTGAAGAGCGCGAGCTCAATGAACATGAACTTGGCGGCTAAGGCGACTGAAGGTGATTTGAATGCCGATGTTGAGTTAGGTTTCCAGCCTGGTCTTGAGTTGTCTGAAGATGAGTTGATGGAGCTGATGGGACAAGCGGATCCAAGCTCGTTATTGTCGATTCTGGTTGGCCGTGGTCATGTTGACCTGAGCAAAGGCATCACTGATAAAGCTGGTATGACGCCAATGGTGTCAATGATGGCTGGCGACTTTGTGAAATTGGATGGCGAGACATTTAAGTCTGATATGCGTATCACTGATGGTCAGTTATATGTGAATGACCAATTAGTGCCTTTAGCACCAGCGGCAGCTCGCCAGTCAGACGAAGTATTGACTGATGAAATGGCAGAGCAGATTGCAAAGGATGCAGCGAAATCACTGGAAGAGGCTGATGAAGCCATGAAAGTGACAGAGTAA